One segment of Anser cygnoides isolate HZ-2024a breed goose chromosome 5, Taihu_goose_T2T_genome, whole genome shotgun sequence DNA contains the following:
- the FADD gene encoding FAS-associated death domain protein, with protein MDPFLTLLHSFSSSLSAGELRDLKFLCQDKIGKRKLESVQSGAELFNFLLEQQVISSHNVDFLKTMLMVIKREDLTTRLEHFVEEGEANVPDDQPDVNEKRLQKVAIEVICENVGRDWKMLVRKLGFSEVKMDRIIAANPLNLKEQLVQSLREWQKWKGKDAKVTDLTKALRDCNMNLVADLVEQKLVQLNIETK; from the exons ATGGACCCGTTTCTGACCCTGCTGCATTCCTTTTCCTCGAGCTTGTCGGCCGGGGAGCTGCGTGATCTGAAATTCCTCTGCCAGGACAAGATTGGGAAGAGGAAGCTTGAGTCTGTCCAAAGCGGCGCGGAGCTCTTCAACTTCCTCCTCGAGCAGCAGGTGATATCAAGCCACAATGTGGACTTTCTCAAAACGATGCTTATGGTCATTAAAAGAGAAGATTTGACTACACGGCTAGAGCATTTTGTAGAGGAAGGAGAAGCTAATGTACCTGATGATCAACCAGATGTGAATGAAAAAC GTCTGCAGAAGGTAGCTATTGAAGTCATATGTGAAAATGTTGGGAGAGACTGGAAAATGCTGGTGCGGAAACTTGgcttttctgaagtgaaaatgGACAGAATAATAGCAGCCAATCCCCTTAATTTGAAGGAACAATTGGTTCAGTCACTTCGAGAGTGGCAGAAATGGAAGGGGAAAGATGCAAAGGTGACTGACTTAACAAAAGCTCTTCGAGACTGTAACATGAACTTGGTGGCAGACCTAGTTGAACAGAAGCTCGTGCAACTGAACATTGAAACCAAGTGA